In Microbulbifer salipaludis, a genomic segment contains:
- a CDS encoding glycosyltransferase produces MNIVMLTNTYLPHVGGVARSVDAFCQEYRKRGHQVLIVAPEFSEKIENEKDVVRIPAIQNFNGSDFSVALPLSGELTEQLDFFEPDIVHSHHPFLLGMSALRIARSRELPLVFTHHTLYERYTHYVPADSEALKRFVIELATRYANLASMVFAPSESVAALLQDRGVKSPIRIVPTGVKLENYRDGDGHAARALYGIPEQAFVVGHLGRLAEEKNLGFLSQAVLEFMARNADVHFLVVGAGPMQAQIKQLFDDHNLGERLHLTGTLQGEAQRDAYSAMQVFAFSSTSETQGMVLTEAMAAGVPVVALDASGCREVVEDRINGRLVLKHSERDLIAALQWLYELPPAEYKALSEAALATAERFSMENCAASAISHYESLVHQHWPLDDSLYAQWMRLRNTIGAQWEILEGVTSAATAAFDPDHSGKSSS; encoded by the coding sequence GTGAACATCGTCATGCTCACCAACACCTACCTCCCACACGTGGGAGGGGTGGCGCGCTCGGTAGATGCCTTCTGCCAGGAATACCGCAAGCGTGGGCACCAGGTGTTGATCGTCGCACCGGAATTTTCCGAAAAAATTGAGAATGAAAAAGATGTGGTGCGTATTCCGGCCATTCAGAATTTCAACGGCAGTGATTTTTCGGTCGCGCTCCCGCTTTCCGGTGAACTGACCGAGCAACTCGACTTTTTCGAGCCGGATATCGTACATTCCCACCACCCCTTTTTACTGGGAATGAGCGCCCTGCGCATTGCGCGCAGCCGCGAACTGCCACTGGTATTTACCCATCACACACTGTACGAACGCTACACCCACTATGTGCCCGCAGACTCCGAGGCACTTAAACGGTTTGTGATCGAGTTGGCCACCCGCTACGCCAACCTCGCCAGCATGGTGTTTGCCCCCAGCGAAAGTGTTGCCGCGCTGTTGCAGGATCGCGGCGTCAAATCACCGATTCGCATAGTGCCTACTGGCGTTAAACTGGAAAATTATCGGGACGGGGATGGTCACGCCGCGCGCGCCCTGTACGGCATTCCCGAACAGGCTTTTGTGGTTGGCCACCTGGGGCGCCTGGCAGAAGAAAAAAACCTGGGCTTTCTGTCGCAGGCGGTTCTGGAATTCATGGCGCGCAATGCCGATGTCCACTTCCTGGTCGTTGGCGCCGGGCCCATGCAGGCGCAAATAAAACAGCTGTTCGATGATCACAACCTCGGAGAGCGCCTGCACCTGACTGGCACGCTACAGGGCGAAGCCCAGCGCGATGCCTACAGCGCAATGCAGGTGTTTGCCTTCTCCTCAACCAGCGAAACCCAGGGTATGGTGCTAACGGAAGCGATGGCCGCCGGCGTGCCGGTTGTCGCGCTGGATGCCAGCGGCTGCCGGGAAGTCGTAGAAGACAGAATCAACGGGCGCCTGGTCCTCAAGCACAGCGAACGGGACCTGATCGCCGCCCTGCAGTGGCTGTACGAGCTTCCGCCTGCAGAATACAAGGCACTCAGCGAAGCCGCCCTGGCAACGGCGGAGCGCTTTTCGATGGAGAACTGCGCGGCGTCCGCCATCAGCCACTACGAATCCCTGGTGCATCAGCACTGGCCACTGGACGATTCCCTCTACGCCCAGTGGATGCGCTTGCGCAACACCATCGGCGCGCAGTGGGAAATCCTCGAGGGCGTCACCAGTGCTGCCACCGCCGCCTTCGACCCGGACCACTCCGGAAAGAGCAGCTCGTGA
- a CDS encoding beta-lactamase hydrolase domain-containing protein: MKLPNLLLALSLLTITVVSPVALAEEPAQVPFGDKMGAEVVNYNRLRPHLATGGSIDLTAVDSLKAKGFRTIIDLRTPEEGTAEERAAVEATGMTYVNLPIAKGAPSDAQIARLTELLEDASAAPVLLHCGSGNRVGAAWAIYRARKGIPLEIAIEEGRTAGMRPSREAQVRALFE; the protein is encoded by the coding sequence ATGAAATTGCCGAATTTACTGCTCGCACTGTCCTTGCTGACCATCACTGTGGTATCGCCCGTGGCGCTGGCGGAAGAGCCGGCGCAGGTTCCCTTTGGAGACAAGATGGGGGCAGAGGTGGTGAATTACAATCGCCTTCGCCCGCATCTCGCTACCGGTGGCAGTATTGATCTCACCGCGGTGGATTCCCTTAAGGCGAAGGGCTTCCGCACAATCATCGATTTGCGCACCCCGGAAGAGGGTACCGCCGAGGAGCGTGCGGCGGTAGAGGCGACCGGTATGACCTACGTGAACCTGCCGATCGCCAAGGGCGCGCCCAGTGACGCGCAGATTGCACGGTTGACGGAGTTGCTCGAGGACGCGAGCGCCGCGCCAGTGTTACTGCATTGTGGCAGCGGCAATCGCGTGGGTGCCGCCTGGGCGATCTATCGTGCGCGCAAGGGCATCCCGTTGGAGATTGCCATCGAAGAAGGGCGCACCGCCGGCATGCGCCCGTCCAGAGAGGCCCAGGTGCGCGCGCTGTTCGAGTAA
- a CDS encoding MgtC/SapB family protein, whose product MPAPEEATATTAPLLDAESIIAFAIALGLGLLIGLQRERTTDRLGGIRTFPLIALFGALTAQLSRNPRMEWLMLTGLLAMTVLILLGNLYRLRGKSDHIGVTTEVSALLVFLLGAYLVLGDKAVAVAVGGTIAVLLHFKPGMHAFAEKLSDKDLRSIMQFAVLSLIILPVLPNRTFGPYDVLNPFAIWLLVVLIVGIGLGGYAAYKIVGARAGTLLSGLIGGLISSTATTVTYARMARTQQKAAGLAALVILIASTSMYIRMFVEIAVVAPRKLAAFLPPLLIPFAVSLVVCALAYLRIQHRENTMPEPGNPAELKPALVFGALYALILLAIAAASDYFGSRGIYVVALISGFTDVDAITLSSASLAGSGSMAVSTAWRAMVIASLANLAFKGCVAGFLGGQALLRRVLPLFAMPFFTGLAVLWWWP is encoded by the coding sequence ATGCCAGCGCCTGAGGAAGCCACCGCCACAACCGCTCCCCTGCTCGACGCAGAAAGCATCATCGCGTTCGCCATCGCCCTCGGCCTCGGCTTGCTGATCGGCCTGCAACGTGAGCGCACCACCGATCGCCTCGGTGGTATCCGCACCTTCCCCCTGATCGCCCTGTTTGGTGCCCTCACTGCGCAACTGAGCCGCAATCCTCGAATGGAATGGCTGATGCTGACCGGGCTGCTGGCGATGACCGTGCTGATTCTGCTCGGCAACCTCTACCGATTGCGCGGCAAGAGCGATCACATTGGCGTGACAACCGAGGTAAGTGCGCTGCTTGTTTTTCTGCTCGGGGCCTATTTGGTCCTGGGTGATAAAGCCGTCGCCGTTGCCGTCGGCGGCACCATCGCGGTGCTGTTGCACTTCAAGCCCGGCATGCATGCCTTCGCGGAAAAACTGTCCGACAAAGATCTCCGGTCGATCATGCAGTTTGCGGTGCTGTCGCTGATTATTCTGCCGGTTCTGCCCAACCGTACCTTCGGCCCCTACGATGTGCTGAACCCCTTCGCGATCTGGCTACTGGTCGTATTGATTGTGGGGATTGGTCTCGGAGGTTACGCCGCGTACAAGATCGTTGGCGCCAGGGCCGGGACACTGCTGAGCGGGCTCATCGGCGGCCTCATCTCATCCACCGCCACAACCGTGACCTATGCGCGTATGGCGCGTACGCAGCAGAAAGCAGCCGGGCTCGCGGCTCTGGTAATCCTGATCGCGTCTACCAGCATGTATATCCGCATGTTTGTGGAGATCGCGGTGGTCGCGCCGCGAAAACTCGCTGCGTTTCTACCGCCATTGCTGATTCCGTTTGCCGTCAGCCTGGTCGTCTGCGCTCTTGCCTATTTACGTATTCAGCACCGCGAAAACACCATGCCGGAACCCGGGAACCCGGCGGAGTTGAAGCCGGCACTTGTTTTTGGCGCGCTGTATGCGCTGATTCTATTGGCCATCGCTGCTGCCAGCGACTATTTCGGAAGCCGCGGCATTTATGTGGTCGCGCTGATTTCGGGGTTTACCGATGTGGATGCCATCACCCTGTCCAGCGCCAGTCTCGCGGGCTCGGGATCCATGGCGGTCAGTACGGCCTGGCGCGCAATGGTGATCGCCAGCCTGGCAAACCTGGCTTTCAAGGGCTGTGTCGCTGGTTTTCTCGGTGGCCAGGCCCTGCTGCGCAGAGTGCTGCCGCTGTTTGCAATGCCTTTTTTCACCGGACTGGCGGTGCTCTGGTGGTGGCCTTAG
- a CDS encoding endonuclease/exonuclease/phosphatase family protein, with amino-acid sequence MMTRIESTLRRWRRRISRSEWLARMLKLQINEREPDAPALVLVQIDGLARPQLDKALADGKMPFLKRLIEHEHYHLDHMYSGVPATTPAVQAEIFYGVKAAVPAFGFMSTDSQEMLRMYESNAANKIEKRLTDAGHEPLLKHGSCYVSVFRAGAEHDEAHFCPASQGWGPSLKEAGPLALIVMLLANLWSVIRTLGLLLLEFVLSLVDFFRGLVSGQDLLRELMFIPTRIAITILMRELSTVGVKIDIARGLPVIYINLLGYDEQAHRRGPSSKFAHWTLKGIDDAIARIWRAAHRSSRRHYDVWIYSDHGQEDSTPYEVLHGRSFADAVSDALSELPENPKGYRSNSNGGVQLQRVRLFGGQWVQKLFPIENPEKRREGETPMALSAMGPLALLYNIHCKGTAADVIARLIVEKTQAPMVLYEDKHSFEVGPDGEKQTKVRGWWRHGAFALPEDGHKVMGDDHPFVDEAVEDLANLCRHPDAGDFVVSGWCAGHQSLSFAIESGSHGGAGPNETHAFALMPGDIHFPDDGRPHWRPKDIRNAALAFLEAQPAQQLKSPPAVSVAGGMSDECPAPTQASAPPPAEPRQPAHDHPPASETGHEAGINMRVMTYNVHICKGMDGKISPERIARVIARYSPDIVALQEVDVRRKRTGGIDQAHQISQLLSMDCHFQPAMHVEDERYGDAILSPHPLRLIHKGILPGPEESSRHYQSAEPRGALWMEVDFHGIAVQIFNTHLGLSKGERLRQIDALMGEEWMGSPHCPRPRILVGDFNALPGSAEIKQLTGILDDTQIKLPGHKPRGTFFSRLPKARIDYIFVDQAVQVNDIHVPRSELTRLASDHLPLIADLKIPRPGNR; translated from the coding sequence ATGATGACCCGTATCGAGAGCACGCTGCGCCGCTGGCGCCGCCGTATCAGCCGCAGCGAGTGGCTGGCGCGGATGCTCAAGCTACAGATCAACGAGCGGGAGCCGGATGCGCCTGCACTGGTGTTGGTCCAAATTGATGGCCTCGCGCGCCCGCAACTCGACAAGGCGCTGGCAGACGGCAAAATGCCATTCCTGAAAAGGCTGATCGAGCACGAGCACTATCACCTCGACCATATGTACTCCGGCGTCCCCGCCACCACACCCGCGGTACAGGCAGAGATTTTTTACGGCGTGAAGGCTGCGGTGCCCGCGTTTGGCTTTATGTCAACGGACTCGCAGGAAATGCTGCGTATGTACGAGTCCAACGCCGCCAACAAAATCGAAAAGCGCCTCACCGATGCCGGCCACGAACCGCTGCTGAAACACGGCAGCTGCTATGTCAGCGTGTTCCGCGCCGGTGCGGAGCATGACGAAGCGCATTTTTGCCCGGCGTCACAAGGCTGGGGGCCATCCCTGAAAGAAGCCGGGCCGCTGGCGCTGATCGTGATGTTACTGGCAAACCTGTGGAGCGTGATACGCACACTCGGTCTGCTGTTACTTGAATTTGTGTTGTCCCTGGTGGATTTTTTTCGCGGCCTGGTCAGCGGTCAGGATCTTCTGCGCGAGCTGATGTTCATCCCGACCCGTATTGCCATCACGATATTGATGCGGGAACTCTCCACCGTGGGCGTCAAAATCGATATTGCCCGCGGTCTCCCGGTCATTTACATCAATTTGCTCGGCTACGACGAACAGGCCCATCGGCGCGGGCCCAGCTCCAAGTTTGCGCACTGGACACTCAAGGGTATCGACGACGCGATCGCCCGTATCTGGCGGGCCGCACACCGCTCGTCACGCCGTCACTACGATGTGTGGATTTATTCAGACCACGGTCAGGAAGACAGCACGCCGTATGAGGTGCTGCACGGACGCAGCTTTGCCGATGCCGTCAGCGATGCTCTGTCGGAACTACCGGAAAACCCGAAGGGATACCGCTCCAACAGTAATGGTGGCGTACAACTGCAGCGGGTACGTCTGTTTGGCGGACAGTGGGTGCAGAAACTTTTCCCCATCGAAAACCCGGAAAAGCGACGCGAAGGCGAAACGCCCATGGCGCTTTCAGCCATGGGGCCACTGGCGCTGCTCTATAACATTCATTGCAAGGGTACCGCGGCCGACGTCATCGCACGGCTGATTGTGGAAAAGACCCAGGCTCCGATGGTGCTTTACGAAGACAAGCACAGTTTCGAGGTGGGGCCAGACGGCGAAAAGCAAACCAAAGTCCGCGGCTGGTGGCGACATGGCGCTTTCGCGCTGCCAGAAGATGGCCACAAGGTTATGGGGGACGATCACCCTTTTGTGGATGAGGCAGTAGAAGACCTGGCAAACTTGTGCCGCCACCCGGATGCGGGCGATTTTGTGGTCAGTGGTTGGTGCGCCGGCCACCAGAGTCTGTCCTTCGCCATTGAATCTGGCAGCCATGGCGGCGCGGGTCCCAACGAGACCCACGCCTTCGCCCTGATGCCGGGGGATATTCATTTTCCCGACGACGGCCGCCCGCACTGGCGGCCAAAAGATATACGCAACGCCGCCCTCGCGTTCCTGGAGGCGCAACCCGCGCAGCAACTGAAATCACCACCGGCGGTCTCCGTTGCGGGCGGTATGTCCGATGAATGCCCCGCTCCTACCCAGGCAAGTGCCCCGCCGCCAGCGGAACCCAGGCAACCCGCACACGACCACCCGCCGGCATCCGAGACCGGCCATGAGGCCGGCATCAACATGCGGGTCATGACCTACAACGTGCATATCTGCAAAGGGATGGATGGCAAAATCTCACCGGAGCGCATTGCGCGCGTGATCGCACGGTATTCACCGGACATCGTCGCCCTGCAAGAGGTCGATGTGCGTCGCAAGCGCACGGGCGGCATCGATCAGGCCCATCAAATATCCCAATTATTATCGATGGACTGCCACTTCCAGCCGGCCATGCATGTCGAGGACGAGCGCTACGGCGATGCCATCCTGTCGCCACACCCACTGCGCCTGATTCACAAGGGTATCCTGCCTGGCCCAGAGGAAAGCTCCCGCCACTATCAGAGCGCGGAACCGCGGGGTGCACTATGGATGGAAGTGGACTTTCACGGGATTGCCGTGCAGATATTCAACACCCACCTTGGCCTGTCCAAGGGCGAGCGCCTGCGCCAGATCGACGCGCTGATGGGCGAAGAATGGATGGGCAGCCCGCACTGCCCGCGTCCACGCATTCTGGTGGGGGACTTCAATGCGCTACCGGGCTCCGCCGAAATCAAGCAACTGACCGGCATCCTGGATGACACCCAGATAAAACTGCCCGGTCACAAGCCCCGCGGCACCTTTTTCAGCCGCCTGCCCAAGGCCCGCATCGATTACATATTTGTCGACCAGGCGGTGCAGGTGAACGACATCCACGTGCCGCGCAGTGAGCTTACCCGGCTGGCCTCGGATCACCTGCCGCTGATCGCTGACCTGAAGATTCCGCGCCCCGGCAATCGCTGA
- the rne gene encoding ribonuclease E → MKRMLINATQPEELRVALVDGQWLYDLDIENRTREQKKANIYKGKITRVEPSLEAAFVDYGADRHGFLPLKEISREYFLKQPKELEGRIKIKDVVKEGMEVIVQVDKEERGNKGAALTTFISLAGRYLVLMPNNPRAGGISRRIEGDERSELRDALSSVEVPSGMGIIVRTAGVGRSGEELQWDLNYLMQLWDAIKKEADDSRAPHFLFQESNVIIRAIRDYMRDDIGEVIVDENGAYQLAAEFARQVMPNYANKVKFYDDNIPLFNRYQIESQIETAFEREVKLPSGGSIVIDVTEALVSIDINSSRATKGGDIEETARTINLEAADEIARQLRLRDMGGLVVIDFIDMQNKSSQREVEKRMEKALGMDRARVQVGRISRFGLLEMSRQRLRPSLGETTFRVCPRCSGQGTIRGTKSLSLSILRLVEEEAKKERSAEIRAITPVNVATYLLNEKRKAISNIEARNNTRVVVVPNADLETPHFEVLRLRDDETTLETSYKISGTIEETVEKSKEDEPMRAPAQPAVQQIAHTAPAPTPVAKPKAKAKSKTKEEPKPGLFSRLIGAISALFSGEEEESDKKHKKSGGRGKNYQQRNRNQRGGRGRARGNRGGRRDDQRGDDRKEDTRSKRGDKRRDDSDSADRRSDNRSSGRDATRESARDNNRDSARDSNREGQREGQREGQRRSRRRRGGDRRNEPQSTPADVESTNLDTTVEASGNDDDQQRPARRPSNVRGRPQPRRRGRRGGDNAEENTSATEQQEARKAQDSDTNEVTAKAEQAAEPQQRKPRAKREDKPAKTEERAERQAEQHADTPQAEPEVKQPWADAQVRTEAKVSDAPAEAEQQTATPAAGKPAPAASQSETVAGSTPADASETQAAKQAPELPEERKEPAAAAETAAVEAPEPEKAEQDPAVPTTHAEGDLLAASAEETPANIAAASAPAEESATKADASVTAEQETATVEDTSAATEESEEAAEAVASAQAAKPRTPGRASNDPRINPKPVVDFKVVTARPEVGELRPLDTAQPANIEHSPRALPRPANDPRVKGGASAESNSDSAEVS, encoded by the coding sequence ATGAAGAGAATGCTGATCAATGCGACCCAGCCCGAAGAGCTGCGTGTTGCACTGGTCGACGGCCAATGGCTGTACGACCTGGACATCGAAAATCGCACCCGCGAACAGAAAAAAGCCAACATCTACAAAGGCAAAATCACCCGCGTAGAACCCTCTCTTGAAGCCGCTTTTGTCGATTACGGCGCTGATCGCCACGGCTTCCTGCCCCTGAAAGAAATTTCCCGCGAATACTTTCTGAAACAGCCGAAAGAACTCGAAGGCCGCATCAAGATCAAGGATGTGGTGAAAGAAGGCATGGAAGTTATCGTGCAGGTCGATAAGGAAGAGCGCGGCAACAAAGGCGCCGCCCTCACCACCTTCATCAGCTTGGCGGGCCGCTATCTGGTACTCATGCCGAACAATCCCCGTGCGGGCGGCATCTCCCGTCGCATTGAAGGCGATGAGCGCAGCGAACTGCGCGACGCACTCTCCAGCGTCGAAGTCCCCTCCGGTATGGGCATCATCGTGCGCACCGCGGGCGTCGGCCGCAGCGGCGAAGAGCTGCAGTGGGACCTGAACTACCTGATGCAACTATGGGACGCCATCAAAAAAGAGGCGGACGACTCCAGAGCCCCCCACTTCCTGTTCCAGGAAAGTAACGTCATCATCCGCGCGATTCGCGACTACATGCGCGACGATATCGGCGAAGTCATTGTTGACGAGAATGGTGCATACCAGCTAGCGGCCGAGTTTGCCCGCCAGGTGATGCCGAACTACGCCAACAAGGTGAAGTTCTACGACGACAACATTCCCCTGTTCAATCGCTACCAGATTGAAAGCCAGATCGAGACCGCCTTCGAACGCGAAGTGAAACTGCCATCCGGCGGCTCCATCGTGATCGATGTTACCGAAGCACTGGTGTCCATCGACATCAACTCCTCTCGCGCCACCAAGGGCGGCGACATCGAAGAAACCGCGCGCACCATTAACCTGGAAGCCGCGGACGAGATCGCTCGTCAGCTGCGCCTGCGCGATATGGGTGGCCTGGTAGTCATCGACTTCATCGACATGCAGAACAAGTCCAGCCAGCGCGAAGTTGAAAAGCGCATGGAAAAGGCACTTGGCATGGACCGCGCCCGGGTACAGGTGGGACGCATCTCCCGCTTTGGCCTGCTGGAAATGTCCCGCCAGCGCCTGCGTCCGTCGTTGGGGGAAACGACCTTCCGCGTCTGCCCCCGCTGTAGTGGCCAGGGCACCATTCGCGGCACCAAGTCCCTCTCCCTCTCCATCCTGCGTCTGGTGGAAGAAGAAGCGAAGAAAGAGCGCAGTGCAGAGATTCGCGCAATCACCCCGGTGAATGTCGCCACCTATCTGCTCAATGAAAAGCGCAAGGCGATTTCCAACATCGAGGCCCGCAACAACACCCGTGTGGTCGTGGTGCCTAATGCCGACCTGGAAACTCCGCACTTCGAAGTACTGCGCCTGCGCGACGACGAGACCACCCTGGAGACCTCCTACAAGATCTCCGGCACCATTGAAGAGACCGTCGAGAAAAGCAAGGAAGATGAGCCCATGCGCGCGCCGGCCCAGCCCGCTGTGCAGCAGATCGCCCACACCGCGCCCGCGCCGACACCGGTGGCCAAGCCCAAAGCCAAGGCTAAATCCAAGACAAAGGAAGAACCTAAGCCCGGACTCTTCAGCCGCCTGATCGGTGCGATTTCCGCCCTGTTCAGCGGTGAGGAAGAAGAAAGCGACAAGAAACACAAGAAATCCGGTGGCCGCGGCAAAAACTACCAGCAGCGCAATCGCAACCAGCGCGGCGGTCGCGGACGCGCCCGCGGTAATCGCGGTGGCCGTCGTGACGACCAGCGCGGCGATGACCGCAAGGAAGACACCCGCTCCAAGCGTGGCGACAAGCGCCGCGACGACAGCGACAGCGCCGACCGCCGCAGCGACAATCGCAGCAGTGGCCGCGACGCCACCCGTGAAAGTGCGCGCGACAACAACCGTGATAGCGCTCGCGACAGCAATCGTGAAGGACAACGCGAAGGTCAGCGTGAAGGCCAGCGCCGCAGTCGCAGACGCCGTGGAGGCGACCGCCGCAACGAGCCGCAAAGCACTCCGGCAGACGTTGAAAGCACCAACCTCGACACGACCGTGGAAGCCTCCGGCAACGATGACGACCAACAGCGCCCCGCGCGTCGCCCCAGCAATGTACGTGGACGCCCGCAGCCCCGACGTCGCGGACGCCGCGGTGGCGACAACGCTGAGGAAAACACCAGCGCGACCGAGCAGCAGGAAGCCCGCAAGGCCCAGGACAGCGACACAAACGAAGTAACCGCAAAAGCCGAGCAAGCTGCCGAACCGCAACAGCGCAAACCCCGCGCCAAGCGTGAAGACAAGCCGGCGAAAACCGAAGAGCGCGCAGAAAGACAAGCGGAACAGCACGCTGACACACCGCAAGCCGAGCCTGAAGTGAAGCAGCCCTGGGCCGATGCTCAGGTCCGCACAGAGGCCAAGGTTTCCGACGCACCCGCCGAAGCCGAGCAGCAAACTGCGACGCCCGCTGCCGGCAAGCCTGCGCCTGCCGCAAGCCAGTCGGAAACCGTAGCGGGATCGACACCTGCAGACGCCAGCGAAACGCAGGCCGCCAAGCAGGCCCCTGAGTTGCCAGAGGAGCGCAAGGAGCCCGCAGCAGCTGCAGAGACCGCTGCCGTCGAAGCGCCTGAACCGGAGAAAGCGGAACAGGACCCAGCGGTGCCGACGACTCACGCGGAAGGCGACCTCCTCGCAGCGTCTGCGGAAGAAACGCCGGCCAATATAGCGGCGGCTTCAGCCCCAGCGGAAGAATCCGCCACGAAGGCAGACGCCAGCGTCACTGCCGAGCAAGAAACCGCGACTGTGGAAGACACGTCGGCTGCGACGGAAGAGTCTGAGGAAGCGGCAGAAGCGGTAGCTTCGGCGCAAGCAGCCAAGCCTCGCACCCCTGGTCGAGCCAGCAACGACCCACGTATCAACCCGAAGCCGGTGGTTGATTTCAAAGTCGTCACGGCGCGCCCGGAAGTTGGCGAACTGCGTCCGCTCGATACCGCCCAGCCGGCCAATATCGAGCACAGCCCTCGCGCCCTGCCACGCCCCGCCAACGACCCGCGGGTAAAAGGCGGCGCAAGCGCAGAAAGCAACTCAGATTCCGCGGAAGTGAGCTGA
- a CDS encoding TVP38/TMEM64 family protein gives MKFSPIWLIIICTLTVGAMLSILHYFDLDDRLIELMQWMDTLGWQAGVWFTLVIALAIVLLFPGVVFTMGAGFVFGVVKGTIYVVLGTVLGAAIAFLISRYLLGERPSNWLMSKVKPANLGEILRDEGWRMVMFTRMVPLFPFKLSNYFFGLTPLRFRDFCIGNFFGVIPITVNNVYVGSIAADLASIGTERSTRTPTEWTLYGLGFCLAIIAIIGLTRMARRALNQKIDQGEL, from the coding sequence GTGAAGTTTTCACCTATCTGGCTGATTATCATCTGCACCCTCACGGTGGGGGCGATGCTCTCCATCCTGCATTATTTTGACCTGGATGACCGCCTCATCGAGCTGATGCAGTGGATGGACACGCTGGGCTGGCAGGCGGGCGTCTGGTTCACACTGGTGATTGCGCTGGCCATCGTCCTGCTGTTTCCCGGCGTGGTGTTCACCATGGGCGCAGGCTTTGTGTTTGGGGTGGTAAAAGGCACCATCTATGTGGTGCTGGGCACGGTGCTGGGTGCGGCGATTGCCTTCCTGATCTCCCGTTACCTGCTTGGGGAGCGCCCGTCCAACTGGCTGATGTCGAAGGTCAAGCCGGCCAATCTGGGTGAAATCCTGCGCGATGAAGGCTGGCGCATGGTTATGTTCACGCGCATGGTGCCGCTGTTCCCGTTCAAGCTGTCGAATTACTTTTTTGGTCTGACGCCGCTCCGGTTTCGCGATTTCTGCATCGGGAACTTCTTCGGCGTTATCCCCATCACCGTCAACAATGTGTACGTGGGCTCCATTGCCGCGGACCTTGCCAGTATCGGCACCGAACGCAGCACCCGCACGCCCACCGAGTGGACCCTGTACGGCCTGGGCTTTTGCCTGGCCATCATCGCAATCATTGGTCTGACCCGCATGGCGCGGCGGGCACTCAATCAGAAAATCGATCAAGGAGAACTCTGA